A portion of the Edaphobacter bradus genome contains these proteins:
- a CDS encoding alpha/beta hydrolase family protein → MSEVRADGHTTPMLVYDAVRAGKGCAPLAVISHGAGGTENGYVYLARAMAQMGYTTVVMGHRESGPEAMRVDILRHVPEAVESRKTEQARLLDVGAALKWADEQCRSPFRVLLGHSMGSETVMLEAGAKNIVGVTSPPSGQDRFDAYVALSPEGPGNHFPDHAWTKIRKPVLALTGTQDLALNGRGWESRLIPWKEMPGSIGKCQWMAVIDGAKHMNFAGAGAEAGHVNAMAMATVGSFLDGARKGNCPLPAVKAGMTVQAK, encoded by the coding sequence GTGAGTGAAGTGAGGGCGGATGGTCATACGACTCCGATGCTGGTGTACGACGCAGTGAGGGCGGGAAAGGGCTGCGCTCCGTTGGCTGTGATCTCTCACGGCGCCGGTGGGACCGAGAATGGGTACGTCTACCTCGCGCGGGCGATGGCACAGATGGGCTACACGACGGTTGTGATGGGGCATCGGGAGAGCGGGCCGGAGGCGATGAGGGTCGATATTCTAAGACATGTGCCAGAAGCGGTTGAGAGCCGCAAGACTGAGCAGGCAAGGCTGCTTGACGTGGGTGCCGCGCTGAAATGGGCTGATGAACAGTGCAGGTCGCCGTTTCGTGTTCTGCTGGGGCATTCGATGGGGTCGGAGACGGTGATGCTGGAAGCGGGGGCGAAGAACATCGTCGGCGTGACGTCGCCGCCTTCGGGGCAGGACCGGTTCGATGCGTATGTGGCTTTGTCACCAGAGGGCCCGGGTAATCACTTTCCCGATCATGCATGGACGAAGATCCGCAAACCGGTGCTGGCGCTTACCGGGACGCAAGATCTGGCGCTGAATGGGAGAGGGTGGGAGTCGCGGCTGATTCCGTGGAAGGAGATGCCGGGGAGCATAGGGAAGTGTCAATGGATGGCTGTGATCGATGGGGCGAAGCATATGAACTTTGCCGGCGCCGGTGCGGAAGCGGGTCACGTGAACGCTATGGCCATGGCGACCGTCGGAAGCTTTCTGGACGGAGCGCGCAAAGGGAACTGTCCGCTGCCCGCGGTGAAAGCTGGGATGACAGTGCAGGCGAAGTGA
- a CDS encoding energy transducer TonB: protein MVRSNILSALLRSGALLLATGHAFAAGSHRTVVTRVPPVYPELARRMHIGGTVVLHLTVQPDGSVSEAKVESGHALLGPAAQDAVKRWKFEPSSDATDMVVDVNFASDGH, encoded by the coding sequence TTGGTACGCTCAAACATTCTCTCTGCTCTTCTTCGGTCCGGAGCCCTGCTGCTGGCCACAGGCCATGCCTTCGCTGCCGGTTCTCACCGCACCGTCGTCACCCGCGTCCCGCCGGTCTACCCCGAGCTCGCGCGCCGGATGCACATCGGCGGTACCGTCGTTCTCCACCTCACAGTGCAACCCGACGGCAGCGTCTCAGAGGCAAAGGTCGAGTCCGGCCACGCCCTCTTGGGCCCTGCCGCACAAGATGCCGTCAAACGCTGGAAGTTCGAGCCCAGCAGCGACGCGACCGACATGGTCGTCGACGTCAACTTTGCCAGCGACGGCCACTAA
- a CDS encoding aldo/keto reductase, translating into MLRRDFLRRTARGLGAAWLATRAANAAPFVFDRLPQHYRAHDEVTLGRTGIRTTRLAMGTGTIGFGGASNQTRLGMSTSTRLLLDGYHENGLRFFDTADSYGSHPNVAAAVKQLPRENVTILTKTDTRDPAGVRADLERFRRELGVETIDIVLIHCVTEADWTTRYQGVMDVLSEAKHKGVIRAHGVSCHSIEALRAAAASPWVEIDLVRLNPIGSHMDASPDTVIKVIKQMRADGKGIIGMKILGQGDMRDRPAEAIRYALGTGVLDAFTIGAESRREQDDLVQRIAAA; encoded by the coding sequence ATGCTCCGCAGAGACTTCCTTCGCCGCACTGCCCGGGGCCTCGGAGCAGCATGGCTCGCGACCCGCGCCGCCAACGCCGCCCCCTTCGTCTTCGATAGACTCCCGCAGCACTACCGCGCCCACGACGAAGTCACCCTCGGCCGCACTGGCATCCGTACCACCCGCCTCGCCATGGGAACCGGCACAATAGGTTTCGGAGGGGCGTCGAATCAAACCCGCCTCGGCATGAGCACCTCTACTCGCCTTCTGCTCGACGGCTACCACGAGAACGGCCTTCGCTTCTTCGACACCGCCGACTCCTACGGCAGCCACCCCAACGTCGCCGCCGCCGTCAAACAACTCCCCCGCGAAAACGTCACCATCCTCACCAAGACCGACACCCGTGACCCCGCCGGAGTCCGCGCAGATCTCGAACGCTTCCGTCGCGAGCTCGGAGTCGAGACCATCGACATCGTCCTCATCCACTGCGTCACCGAAGCCGACTGGACCACGCGCTACCAGGGCGTCATGGACGTTCTCTCCGAAGCCAAACACAAAGGCGTCATCCGCGCTCACGGCGTGTCTTGCCACTCAATCGAAGCCCTCCGCGCCGCCGCAGCCTCGCCTTGGGTCGAGATCGATCTTGTCCGGCTCAATCCCATCGGTTCCCACATGGACGCCAGCCCCGACACCGTCATCAAAGTCATCAAGCAGATGCGCGCCGACGGCAAGGGCATCATCGGTATGAAGATCCTCGGCCAGGGAGACATGCGCGACCGCCCTGCCGAAGCAATCCGCTACGCTCTCGGCACCGGGGTTCTCGACGCCTTCACCATCGGCGCTGAATCACGCCGCGAACAGGATGATCTCGTACAACGAATCGCTGCTGCCTGA
- a CDS encoding energy transducer TonB, with the protein MANTLLTPPPDIDPKKEVPTLDASVEAPKLNEETGGSMWASLFSNLRDFFTPAREAPLRLESRPAENDLIIEEEGVFSSLMSSIRDVFFPEKLPPLELESKPIAVVDRMRFKRDPTSTAIAIVIHGMVIIVIAWILIKKIPLAAPAKTTLVTEVAVPPMAPAKAAQMGGGGGQRGPTPVTKGSPPKFADQQIVPPKAPPLVEPKIKIEPTVEVQKDVKMATNLPNFGLPNSPLVGMSMGNGSGTGLGSGNGSGIGPGSGGNIGGGPRRIGGGVSAPILIYSVEPEFSEEARKAKVAGNVLVNLWVDTNGNPSHVRVIRGVGMGLDEKAVEAVRQYRFKPAMEGGKPVLVELNVEVNFQIF; encoded by the coding sequence ATGGCGAATACTTTGTTGACACCACCACCGGATATTGATCCCAAGAAAGAGGTTCCGACGCTTGACGCGTCAGTGGAAGCTCCGAAGCTGAACGAAGAGACCGGAGGCTCGATGTGGGCCTCGCTGTTCTCAAACCTGCGCGACTTTTTTACCCCGGCGCGGGAGGCTCCGCTGAGGCTTGAGTCCCGTCCGGCGGAGAACGATCTGATCATTGAGGAAGAGGGGGTTTTCTCTTCGCTCATGAGCAGCATCCGGGACGTGTTCTTCCCGGAGAAGCTGCCGCCACTGGAGCTTGAGTCCAAGCCGATCGCAGTGGTCGACCGGATGCGCTTCAAGCGCGACCCAACCTCTACGGCGATTGCTATCGTGATCCACGGCATGGTGATTATTGTGATCGCGTGGATTCTGATAAAGAAGATTCCACTTGCCGCACCAGCCAAGACGACTCTGGTGACCGAGGTTGCCGTGCCACCGATGGCCCCGGCGAAGGCGGCGCAGATGGGCGGCGGCGGCGGTCAGCGCGGACCGACTCCCGTGACCAAGGGGTCACCGCCGAAGTTCGCCGATCAGCAGATCGTGCCTCCGAAGGCCCCACCGTTGGTAGAGCCGAAGATCAAGATCGAACCCACGGTTGAGGTCCAGAAGGACGTGAAGATGGCGACCAACCTTCCTAACTTCGGTCTGCCCAACTCGCCGCTGGTGGGAATGTCGATGGGTAATGGCAGCGGAACCGGGCTTGGCTCTGGCAACGGCTCTGGCATCGGGCCGGGCTCGGGAGGCAATATCGGCGGCGGGCCAAGGCGGATCGGCGGCGGAGTCTCAGCTCCGATACTGATCTATTCGGTTGAGCCGGAGTTCTCCGAAGAAGCCCGCAAGGCCAAGGTCGCCGGCAACGTGCTGGTGAATCTGTGGGTAGACACCAACGGCAATCCCAGCCACGTACGCGTGATCCGCGGCGTGGGCATGGGACTGGACGAGAAGGCGGTCGAGGCGGTCAGGCAGTACAGGTTCAAGCCTGCTATGGAGGGCGGTAAACCGGTGCTAGTCGAACTGAACGTCGAGGTGAACTTCCAGATCTTCTAA
- a CDS encoding class IV adenylate cyclase has product MQNAEIELKFPVSDPAALQSRLPQLGFHLETPRTFEHNTLYDTPARDLRARRGILRIRKYGPTWTVTHKRTNGTENPAEPSRYKVRIETETTVADGEALGHIFEQLGYTPAFIYEKYRTEWSTLDPDTGTTPHLVLDETPIGTYAELEGPPAWIDRTLVDLGIDPATCLTDSYGALFLTWKQRTGSPAENLTFAAILTPA; this is encoded by the coding sequence ATGCAGAACGCCGAGATCGAACTCAAGTTCCCCGTCTCCGACCCAGCTGCTCTTCAATCTCGCCTTCCCCAGCTCGGCTTCCATCTCGAAACTCCCCGCACCTTCGAGCACAACACCCTCTACGACACCCCCGCCCGCGATCTTCGCGCCCGGCGCGGAATCCTCCGCATTCGCAAGTACGGCCCCACCTGGACCGTCACCCACAAGCGCACGAACGGCACCGAAAACCCCGCCGAACCCTCCCGCTACAAAGTCCGCATCGAGACCGAAACCACCGTCGCCGACGGCGAAGCCCTCGGACACATCTTCGAGCAGCTCGGCTACACCCCCGCCTTCATCTACGAGAAGTACCGCACCGAATGGTCCACCCTCGACCCCGACACCGGCACCACCCCGCATCTCGTCCTCGACGAGACCCCCATCGGCACCTACGCCGAGCTCGAAGGCCCACCCGCATGGATCGACCGTACCCTCGTAGACCTGGGCATCGATCCCGCCACCTGCCTCACCGACAGCTACGGCGCCCTCTTCCTCACGTGGAAGCAACGCACAGGTAGCCCAGCCGAAAACCTCACCTTCGCTGCCATCCTCACCCCCGCCTGA
- a CDS encoding methyl-accepting chemotaxis protein → MKLESKLGLTTGAVILAMLLSAFTATMRIQEANRLASSATTQHVPINAVTRDLRIQLLYSIHALESYMLFGIDPASASAYRTAREQYINQADASMAKLRQYASQYNLGYDTTRINQLDQELITLKGLEDKVVQLNESKTSQGTAQAYDTFQNQINPLEKSLFAMTGDLGESQMSQANQEIADLQHANTATLYTLWIATILGAIIGGVISVLLARRITQSISLVAERADAIADGDLTGRELDHLYGSDQIGTLATAMQKMQSSLSSIIGTVVETAGSLTGSAQSMRAASDQIHRRIDQQSQQTQQAATAMQEMSASIAEVSRHTQSAAETARSAAQTAREGGDIVKQVLGSMHSIAKAVSETFSTVGLLGEDSKRISQIVTVIDEIARKTNLLALNAAIEAARAGDHGRGFAVVAGEVRRLAESTAQATGEIATMIQEIQDRTRVAIASMESGTGTVRQGVVTTNQAGEALERIIGMAERVDKMIAQIAIAASQQAAAADQSSASLDSIHSLSHDNLVEMATTATGIESLRTTAVTLEEQVDRFQLQAGATTAKPIYSLSQRPQPRGSLPKAA, encoded by the coding sequence ATGAAACTTGAATCGAAGCTCGGCCTCACCACCGGCGCCGTCATCCTTGCGATGCTGCTCAGCGCCTTCACCGCCACCATGCGCATCCAGGAAGCCAACCGCCTCGCCTCGAGCGCCACCACGCAGCACGTTCCCATCAACGCAGTCACGCGCGACCTCCGTATTCAGCTCCTCTACAGCATCCACGCGCTCGAGTCTTACATGCTCTTCGGCATCGACCCCGCCTCAGCCTCGGCCTACCGCACCGCGCGCGAGCAGTACATTAATCAGGCCGATGCATCCATGGCGAAGCTCCGCCAATACGCCAGCCAGTACAATCTCGGCTACGACACCACTCGTATCAACCAACTCGACCAGGAGCTGATCACTCTCAAGGGCCTTGAAGATAAGGTCGTACAGCTCAACGAATCCAAGACCTCGCAGGGCACCGCGCAGGCGTACGACACATTTCAGAACCAGATCAATCCGCTTGAGAAGTCTCTCTTTGCGATGACCGGAGACCTCGGCGAGTCCCAGATGTCGCAGGCCAACCAGGAGATCGCCGACCTCCAGCACGCGAACACCGCGACCCTCTACACCCTCTGGATCGCGACCATCCTCGGAGCCATCATCGGCGGCGTCATTTCTGTGCTGCTCGCCCGCCGCATCACGCAATCCATCAGCCTAGTCGCTGAGCGCGCCGACGCCATCGCCGATGGCGACCTCACGGGCAGAGAGCTTGACCATCTCTACGGCAGCGACCAGATAGGGACCCTCGCCACCGCGATGCAGAAGATGCAGTCCAGCCTCAGCTCCATCATCGGCACTGTCGTCGAGACGGCAGGTTCGCTTACAGGCAGTGCGCAGTCCATGCGCGCCGCCAGCGACCAGATCCACCGCCGCATCGACCAGCAGAGCCAGCAGACGCAGCAGGCCGCTACCGCTATGCAGGAGATGTCTGCTTCCATCGCCGAGGTCTCGCGCCACACCCAGTCTGCCGCCGAGACCGCCCGCTCCGCCGCCCAGACGGCACGCGAAGGCGGTGACATCGTCAAGCAGGTCCTTGGCTCCATGCACTCCATCGCCAAGGCCGTCAGCGAGACCTTCTCGACCGTCGGCCTGCTCGGCGAGGACTCCAAGCGCATCTCGCAGATCGTCACCGTCATCGACGAGATCGCCCGCAAGACCAACCTGCTCGCGCTCAACGCAGCCATTGAGGCAGCCCGCGCCGGCGACCACGGCCGTGGCTTCGCCGTCGTCGCTGGAGAGGTTCGCCGGCTCGCTGAGAGCACCGCGCAAGCCACTGGCGAGATCGCAACCATGATTCAGGAGATCCAGGACAGAACCCGCGTCGCCATCGCCAGCATGGAGAGCGGCACAGGAACTGTCCGGCAGGGCGTCGTCACCACCAATCAGGCCGGAGAGGCGCTCGAGCGAATCATAGGCATGGCCGAGCGCGTCGACAAGATGATCGCCCAGATCGCCATCGCCGCATCCCAGCAGGCCGCCGCCGCCGACCAGTCCAGCGCCAGTCTCGACTCCATCCACTCCCTCAGCCACGACAACCTGGTTGAGATGGCTACCACTGCCACAGGAATCGAGTCTCTCCGCACCACGGCCGTTACGCTGGAGGAGCAGGTCGACCGCTTCCAGCTTCAGGCCGGCGCAACAACAGCCAAACCCATCTATTCCCTCTCCCAGCGTCCGCAGCCACGGGGTTCGCTCCCTAAGGCCGCGTAA
- a CDS encoding YbhB/YbcL family Raf kinase inhibitor-like protein — MRLKSESFGNGAVIPGEFCFAVIAPKSHTAPGKNRNPHLAWSDAPAGAKSFALICHDPDVPSRFDEANKEGRKIPASLPRVNFYHWLLWDIPASTREIAAGSQSDGITPHGKNGPEAPGGMRHGINNYSGREKKHYGYDGPCPPWNDSIIHHYHFTIYALDVERLDVKGEPTAENVKAALKGHVLGEASVMGTYSLNPAVSG, encoded by the coding sequence ATGCGATTGAAGAGTGAGAGCTTTGGCAATGGCGCTGTGATTCCGGGGGAGTTCTGTTTTGCCGTGATCGCCCCGAAGAGCCACACTGCGCCAGGGAAAAATCGCAATCCGCATCTGGCGTGGAGCGATGCGCCGGCAGGGGCGAAGTCGTTTGCGCTGATCTGTCATGATCCAGATGTGCCGAGCAGATTCGATGAGGCAAACAAGGAGGGACGCAAAATTCCGGCTTCGCTGCCGCGTGTGAACTTCTATCACTGGCTGCTTTGGGATATTCCAGCATCGACGCGGGAGATTGCGGCGGGAAGCCAGAGCGATGGGATTACTCCGCATGGAAAGAATGGGCCGGAGGCTCCCGGAGGAATGCGGCATGGAATCAACAACTATTCAGGCAGAGAAAAGAAGCATTACGGGTACGATGGGCCTTGTCCTCCGTGGAATGATTCGATTATTCATCACTACCACTTCACGATCTATGCACTCGATGTGGAGCGGCTTGATGTGAAGGGCGAGCCGACGGCCGAGAACGTAAAGGCTGCGTTGAAGGGGCATGTACTGGGCGAGGCGAGCGTAATGGGAACCTATTCGCTGAACCCCGCGGTTAGTGGCTAG
- a CDS encoding DNA polymerase III subunit — protein sequence MTQSPVPPATFNDFLGNTGAVENLRTAIAHGRLPHSLILAGPAGAGKYTLALMLAMAVECERQPRDLWSSGQSLASFCGACSNCTRIATAANLDEEVDKAVAAREELRETDKKDTRVLIQPHPDVLILPPDPPQLLIKLGQVRTLIHRAHTLPGEAPRKIFILTASAMMKEAANSLLKVLEEPPATVHIIILAENPSDLLPTIRSRCALIRLGALPVEEIEMLLADRRPDVAPKQRSLIARLSQGAAGRALSFDLAAYTAARADALIFLRSAVADPDHTALFKMTETYRAGAEGQQKTAELLRTLSLLLEDVLLLQSGTPELLRNTDLRGELEKIAASVSFQWIEQATRGLDQVWSGMRRNLLRSLSLDAYAAQLADAR from the coding sequence ATGACGCAGTCACCTGTCCCGCCCGCCACCTTCAACGACTTCCTCGGCAACACCGGCGCCGTCGAGAACCTTCGCACGGCCATTGCCCACGGCCGCCTTCCCCACTCGCTCATCCTTGCCGGACCTGCAGGGGCGGGCAAATACACTCTCGCCCTCATGCTCGCCATGGCCGTCGAGTGCGAGCGCCAGCCCCGTGACCTCTGGTCGAGCGGTCAGTCGCTGGCCTCCTTCTGCGGCGCCTGCTCCAACTGCACTCGCATCGCCACCGCCGCAAACCTCGACGAAGAAGTGGACAAAGCCGTCGCCGCCCGCGAAGAACTCCGCGAGACCGACAAGAAAGACACCCGCGTCCTCATCCAGCCTCACCCTGACGTCCTCATCCTGCCGCCCGACCCGCCGCAGCTCCTCATCAAGCTAGGCCAAGTCCGCACGCTGATTCATCGCGCCCACACGCTGCCGGGCGAAGCCCCACGCAAGATATTCATCCTCACCGCCTCCGCTATGATGAAGGAGGCCGCCAACTCTCTCCTCAAGGTGCTCGAGGAGCCGCCCGCCACCGTCCACATCATCATCCTGGCGGAGAACCCCAGCGATCTGCTCCCCACGATTCGCTCCCGCTGCGCCCTCATTCGCCTTGGAGCCCTCCCGGTCGAGGAGATCGAGATGCTTCTCGCCGACCGCCGCCCCGACGTCGCACCCAAACAGCGTTCTCTCATCGCGCGCCTCTCCCAGGGAGCCGCCGGCCGCGCCTTGTCTTTTGATCTAGCCGCCTACACCGCCGCCCGCGCCGACGCCCTCATCTTTCTACGCTCCGCCGTCGCCGACCCAGACCACACTGCACTCTTCAAGATGACCGAGACATACCGCGCCGGGGCCGAAGGCCAGCAGAAGACCGCCGAACTCCTCCGCACCCTCTCGCTCCTCCTCGAAGACGTCCTCCTCCTGCAATCCGGCACGCCCGAGCTCCTCCGCAACACTGACCTCCGCGGCGAGCTTGAAAAGATCGCAGCCTCCGTCTCCTTTCAGTGGATCGAACAGGCCACCCGCGGCCTAGACCAGGTCTGGAGCGGAATGCGACGCAACCTGCTCCGCTCACTCTCCCTCGACGCCTACGCTGCCCAGCTCGCCGACGCTCGTTAG
- a CDS encoding RNA-binding S4 domain-containing protein: MDSVRMDKWLWAARFFKTRSLAARACELGRIETNQQPAKASRDVRVGDSLKVRNDSGEFVVEVLGLSEVRGPATVAQTLYHETEESKERRMKMAEAFKAMPQYESSWESGRPTKRDRRVMSRFRGRG; the protein is encoded by the coding sequence ATGGATTCTGTACGGATGGACAAGTGGCTTTGGGCTGCGCGGTTCTTCAAGACTCGCTCGCTGGCGGCGCGGGCTTGTGAACTGGGTAGGATTGAGACGAATCAGCAGCCTGCGAAGGCCTCGCGCGATGTTCGCGTGGGTGACAGTCTGAAGGTAAGAAATGACAGCGGCGAATTTGTGGTGGAGGTTCTGGGGCTGAGCGAGGTGCGTGGTCCTGCTACGGTTGCGCAGACCCTGTATCACGAGACAGAGGAGAGCAAGGAGCGGCGGATGAAGATGGCGGAGGCGTTCAAGGCGATGCCACAGTACGAGTCATCGTGGGAGAGTGGGAGGCCGACGAAGCGGGATCGCAGGGTGATGAGCCGGTTTCGCGGGCGTGGGTGA
- a CDS encoding M20/M25/M40 family metallo-hydrolase has protein sequence MREATQHRVERKTLHRRPFSIARILLFSTTLAAASLHAQNIDPAARQLSHDIFRQLIEIDTTDSVGSVTAAAEAMRQRLLDAGFPAANLVLAGPNERKQNLVARYRSAPGATLKPILIICHLDVVEAPQAEWATNPFQFVEKDGYFYGRGTQDMKDSDAILVTNFIRLKREGFIPNRDIILALTADEEGGKSNGVDWLLQHRPDLVSAEATINPDSGGIDSEKGRLVVMGVEATEKLYGDFEVSAKNPGGHSSLPTRDNAIYHVTDALSRLETYQFPFELNAVTRAYFEMLATLSTGQQAADMRAILKNPPDSRAIARLSETPRFNAILRTTCVATMLSAGQATNALPQFARANVNCRILPGYTQEQIRQQLIKVFDDPAVTVQYKDNAGNLLDRGTDRVSPVPPPLRPDIFGPLNKVVAEMHPGLPILPEMETGASDSVYTIAAGMPSYGINGVAIDVDDVRAHGRDERVRISSFDSGVDFYYRFLRALTTN, from the coding sequence ATGCGAGAGGCAACACAACACAGAGTCGAGCGCAAGACCCTGCACCGTCGTCCCTTCTCCATTGCCCGGATATTGTTATTTTCCACAACTCTCGCCGCTGCAAGTCTGCATGCGCAGAATATCGACCCCGCCGCCAGACAGCTCTCTCACGACATCTTCAGGCAGCTAATTGAGATCGACACAACCGACTCTGTCGGCAGCGTCACGGCCGCAGCTGAGGCCATGCGGCAAAGGCTCCTCGACGCTGGCTTCCCGGCCGCAAATCTTGTACTCGCCGGTCCCAACGAGCGCAAGCAGAACCTGGTCGCGCGCTATCGTTCAGCGCCGGGCGCTACCCTCAAGCCCATTCTCATCATCTGTCACCTCGACGTCGTCGAAGCACCGCAAGCCGAATGGGCCACCAACCCGTTTCAGTTCGTCGAGAAGGACGGCTACTTCTACGGCCGCGGCACACAGGACATGAAGGACTCCGACGCCATTCTCGTGACCAACTTCATTCGTCTCAAACGCGAGGGCTTCATCCCCAACCGCGACATCATCCTCGCGCTCACCGCTGACGAAGAGGGAGGTAAATCCAACGGCGTCGACTGGCTCCTTCAGCATCGCCCCGACCTCGTCAGCGCCGAGGCGACGATCAATCCCGACTCAGGTGGCATCGACTCCGAGAAGGGCAGACTTGTAGTAATGGGTGTCGAAGCCACCGAAAAACTCTACGGGGACTTCGAGGTCTCCGCGAAGAACCCAGGTGGCCATAGCTCGCTTCCCACGCGTGACAACGCCATCTACCACGTCACCGACGCCCTCTCCCGTCTCGAAACGTATCAGTTCCCCTTCGAACTCAACGCCGTCACCCGCGCCTATTTCGAAATGCTTGCTACCCTCTCCACTGGCCAACAGGCAGCCGATATGCGCGCCATTCTCAAGAACCCGCCCGATTCCCGGGCCATAGCCCGCCTGTCGGAGACCCCGCGCTTCAACGCAATCCTACGCACTACATGCGTGGCAACGATGCTCTCAGCGGGACAAGCGACCAACGCCCTTCCACAGTTTGCAAGAGCCAACGTCAACTGCCGTATTCTGCCGGGCTACACCCAGGAACAGATTCGACAGCAACTGATCAAAGTATTCGACGACCCCGCCGTCACCGTGCAATACAAGGACAACGCCGGCAATCTGTTAGACAGAGGCACCGATCGCGTTTCACCAGTGCCGCCGCCACTGCGTCCTGACATCTTCGGTCCCCTCAACAAAGTCGTCGCTGAGATGCACCCTGGTCTGCCTATTCTCCCAGAGATGGAAACCGGAGCCTCCGACAGCGTCTACACCATAGCAGCGGGCATGCCCAGTTATGGCATCAACGGTGTAGCTATCGATGTCGATGACGTGAGAGCTCACGGCCGTGACGAGCGCGTTCGCATCTCCTCCTTCGACAGTGGTGTCGACTTTTACTATCGCTTTCTTCGGGCGCTCACCACTAACTAG
- a CDS encoding L-threonylcarbamoyladenylate synthase — MSRVKTERLAGKEGLLRAAELLRAGGTVAFPTETVYGLGANALDSAAVGRIFAAKERPGWDPVIVHVCDEAMVRRVAEVSEKAEVLIKAFWPGPLTLLLPRTAAVPDAVTSGRPLVGVRMPRHPLALELIRQACVPVAAPSANRFGRTSPTRAAHVLADLDGRINAVLDGGPTEVGVESTVLDVDAGMIYRPGAVTAEMISKVVGEVEVFSEGAVSEGQRPQGLPSPGVGLRHYAPRARLVLVAASGLGAAVRAGGESVGVMLPDGWDAAGAPHVFAWGPWGDGEVLARRLFAGLRALDEAGARVIVCPVPEGDGVGVALRDRLTKAARAK; from the coding sequence ATGTCCAGGGTAAAAACGGAGCGGTTGGCGGGGAAAGAAGGATTGCTACGGGCGGCAGAGCTGCTGCGGGCGGGAGGGACGGTCGCGTTTCCGACCGAGACGGTGTACGGGCTGGGAGCCAATGCGCTTGATTCGGCAGCGGTTGGGAGGATATTCGCGGCAAAGGAGCGGCCGGGATGGGACCCGGTGATCGTGCATGTTTGCGATGAGGCGATGGTTCGACGCGTGGCTGAGGTTTCGGAGAAGGCAGAGGTGCTGATAAAGGCTTTCTGGCCGGGACCGTTGACTCTGTTGTTGCCCCGGACGGCGGCTGTTCCGGATGCTGTGACCTCGGGGAGGCCGCTGGTGGGAGTTCGGATGCCGCGGCATCCCTTGGCGCTGGAGTTGATTCGACAAGCGTGTGTTCCGGTAGCGGCGCCGAGTGCGAACCGGTTTGGCAGGACGAGTCCGACGAGGGCGGCGCATGTGCTGGCGGATCTGGATGGTCGGATCAATGCGGTGCTGGATGGTGGGCCAACGGAGGTGGGGGTGGAGTCGACGGTGCTGGATGTTGATGCGGGGATGATCTACCGGCCGGGAGCGGTTACGGCTGAGATGATCTCGAAGGTGGTGGGTGAGGTGGAGGTGTTTTCGGAGGGCGCGGTTTCGGAGGGACAAAGACCTCAGGGACTGCCTTCGCCGGGGGTTGGGTTGCGGCACTATGCTCCGCGGGCTCGGCTGGTGCTGGTGGCTGCGAGTGGGTTGGGGGCGGCAGTGCGCGCGGGTGGCGAGAGCGTCGGTGTGATGCTGCCGGATGGGTGGGATGCTGCGGGGGCTCCGCATGTCTTTGCCTGGGGGCCGTGGGGGGACGGCGAGGTGCTGGCGCGGAGGCTGTTTGCCGGGCTGCGGGCGTTAGATGAGGCAGGGGCTCGAGTGATTGTTTGCCCTGTGCCAGAGGGAGATGGCGTGGGGGTAGCTTTGAGGGATCGGCTTACCAAAGCCGCTCGGGCGAAGTAA